The Acidobacteriota bacterium region GTAGTGGGTTGTGACGCCGTTGACCACCGCTTCCACCATCCGGTTTTCCGCGTCGTACTTGAATGTCTTTCCATTGTCAATGATCACGTTTCCGGCTGCATCATAGCTCATCCCGGCGTTTTCATTTACACGATTATTTCGTCCGTTGACCTGCAAGTCCTGCCGGTTCTCGGTTTCTCCAATTCGGGTGACTGCTGTTTTCCGATTCCCAAACCGGTCGTAGCTCCGGGTTTGCACTCACGAAACCTTGGACTCACAAAGAATGAAAAAACAAGAAAACAAGAATAGAGTTAACAATTAGAGAAAAAGTCGATGATTTTTAAAAATGAGTTTTTCTCTTTCTCAACACAACTGCTCTCAACAAACTCACAAGAGAATTTAGGAAGATCGAAATGAGTTGGAAGACTCAAGTTATATTCTTTAAGTATGAAGTCCAGATTATTGACTCCAATGGCGTAAGCCTTAGGTTGTTGTTTTACCGTTGACTTATACCAAAGAACATCATCAAGCTGGCTTGATAAAATGTAACCAACAGAATTGCACCATGTGCATTCAAGAAATCGAACATCACGAAAATCATTGCCCAGAAAATCCCTGTATGGGGCTTGATCTATAGGGGAAGCAAATTTATTTAATCGTATAGCATTAACATCTAAGTAGTTACAGAGTTCATCTGCAACCTCCCAGTATTCCTTTGGTATAAAGTAACTTATACCAACAAATATTTTCTCGGATGGATCAACTAATATTTCCGCCAGAGTTTCCCACGGAGGGAAAGTCGGTGGAGATGTAATCTTCTCATCCAATTTAAGAGATTGCTGCCAGGACAACTCAAAATTATTCAAGCAAAGTTTTGCTGGTGCATTGAGTGTGCAAATTAAAGATTTAATAGCCATAACTCCTTACTTAATCCTCACCACGCTTTTGACAATGGATTTTCCAGTTTTAGTATCTAGCCCACGCATCTCTGCCCAGCGCTTGAACGATACGGGTGGAGGCCCCGTAGGTTGTCTTAACCATCTTGCTCTTTCTTGATTAAATGCTCGTTGAGCATCTCTAAATTCTTGAGGCCCTTTATCCGTTATTGCCTGATTTTCAAAATATCTGGCACTTTGTTCTATCTCTATAGCTGTCAACAAGAAATGTGGAATGAGCCCTTTCAGTGCGTTTAGCGCATTTGGAGTTGGCTTGGGGAGCGGGTTAGATCCACCAAATTTAAAAATAATAGCAAGTCCAATCGTCGTGCCATATTCAGTTTCGTCTATAAGTCCAAGATCATACTGAGCACTTGCCGATATCACACCTGATTGATCAAGGATGTCAAGAAACATCAAATTGGCTTGGCCGATTTGTTTTGATGAGGTTACCGTCAGATCCGCAACCGAATATCCGACATTTGGCAATCGTTGATTTAAGGGGAGCCCGCCGTTTAAAGTTGGGTTGGCGACTTCGCGGTTGCCTGGTCGGTCAAAGTAATACCAAAGCAGCTCAGTTAGGGTATCAAATGCAGTTGTGAAATCTTCCACAATTGGGGGAACACTTGGTGGATCTTCATATGCGGGTGTCTGTTTGCCTGGAGGTTGATTTTGTAACCCAAGGGGATCCACAAAGTTAACAGGGTTATTGAGACAATAAGTAAATCGATTCCAGGTTTGAGGATTGATTGTTTTCCCACTTCCCCCAAAAGGATCCGTACTCTGAAACCGCCCCAGCGCATTGGTGTAGTACCGTGCTTGAGCAAAATCCAGTCCTGTTTCCTCATCTTTTTCATAACCAGTAAAGCGTTGACGAAGGCTGTCCGTCCCGTAGCCCATTCCCGCCGAACGTCCACCGACCCCAACCGCGATGTCTTCTCCGAAAGGGAAGAAGTCCCTTCGGTTGACGACGATGCCATTCTGACTGGTGAGCACCCTCGGCGACCCAAGGTGGTCCGGTGTCAGGAAGTTCACTTCGCCGCCAGTGACTTCCGCCAGCATCCCGGTTGGGCCGTAAACGTACTCTTTGGTTGGGGTTGCTGGTGAAGCTGTCAGTCCTTCGTGTTCGGCGTTGAGTTCGCCACCCATCCCCTAGACGAATCTGG contains the following coding sequences:
- a CDS encoding RHS repeat-associated core domain-containing protein is translated as MGGELNAEHEGLTASPATPTKEYVYGPTGMLAEVTGGEVNFLTPDHLGSPRVLTSQNGIVVNRRDFFPFGEDIAVGVGGRSAGMGYGTDSLRQRFTGYEKDEETGLDFAQARYYTNALGRFQSTDPFGGSGKTINPQTWNRFTYCLNNPVNFVDPLGLQNQPPGKQTPAYEDPPSVPPIVEDFTTAFDTLTELLWYYFDRPGNREVANPTLNGGLPLNQRLPNVGYSVADLTVTSSKQIGQANLMFLDILDQSGVISASAQYDLGLIDETEYGTTIGLAIIFKFGGSNPLPKPTPNALNALKGLIPHFLLTAIEIEQSARYFENQAITDKGPQEFRDAQRAFNQERARWLRQPTGPPPVSFKRWAEMRGLDTKTGKSIVKSVVRIK